From Acetobacter ascendens, the proteins below share one genomic window:
- the parA gene encoding ParA family partition ATPase — protein MKTIAIISQKGGAGKTTLALHLATSASAAGYVSLILDTDPQATASSWKAWRGDVEPDVVDCAAHALLSRKLEQASELGAELSIIDTPPHADIMAREACRVADFLLIPCRPRAFDMDAVRTTAELVRASGKPAFVIFTAGPPRAPQVYKEAAEVVAQFGIPVAPVVLPERAVFHHSVGSGRTAQEAEPESKAAADIALLWNWVCDQVNMPSHKQDDTKTR, from the coding sequence ATGAAAACAATCGCGATCATTAGTCAGAAGGGAGGCGCTGGGAAGACGACGCTTGCCCTACACTTGGCTACTAGTGCCAGTGCCGCTGGATACGTTTCTCTGATCCTCGATACCGATCCCCAAGCGACTGCAAGTTCATGGAAAGCATGGCGGGGGGATGTCGAGCCTGATGTGGTGGATTGTGCGGCGCACGCCTTGTTATCAAGAAAGCTGGAACAAGCGTCCGAACTGGGCGCAGAACTATCGATAATAGATACCCCCCCACATGCCGATATTATGGCGCGTGAGGCGTGTCGTGTCGCTGATTTCTTGTTAATTCCATGCAGACCACGTGCTTTCGATATGGACGCTGTTAGAACAACGGCGGAACTTGTGCGAGCCAGTGGCAAGCCTGCCTTCGTGATTTTTACTGCGGGTCCTCCTCGTGCGCCCCAAGTTTATAAGGAGGCGGCCGAGGTTGTGGCGCAGTTTGGTATCCCTGTTGCTCCTGTTGTTTTGCCTGAGCGTGCAGTTTTTCATCATAGCGTTGGTTCCGGTCGTACCGCGCAGGAAGCAGAGCCGGAAAGCAAGGCTGCTGCTGATATAGCACTGTTGTGGAATTGGGTGTGTGATCAAGTTAACATGCCATCACACAAACAAGATGACACAAAAACGCGTTAG
- a CDS encoding ribbon-helix-helix domain-containing protein, with amino-acid sequence MSRFAGLKKTVAPSVVEPTAQTVVEKARPRNPREGKRAVVGYFSPAVSKGLHQLALDTDTTIQGLIGEAIDDLMRKHGRHPFGER; translated from the coding sequence ATGAGTCGGTTTGCTGGTCTCAAAAAGACGGTCGCGCCATCGGTTGTGGAACCGACAGCGCAAACGGTGGTAGAGAAAGCCCGCCCACGTAATCCGAGAGAAGGTAAGCGGGCTGTGGTGGGGTATTTTTCTCCAGCAGTTAGCAAGGGACTACATCAACTTGCGCTTGATACTGATACAACTATTCAGGGTTTGATCGGGGAGGCCATTGATGACTTGATGCGTAAGCACGGTCGTCATCCTTTTGGAGAGCGCTGA
- a CDS encoding replication initiator protein A, translating into MVSETPNLPVVHEALLPERHPQHDLFICDVADAVLKDVMPQMEHPFYSLSKKPETSVRRYEHNGQWLEITPSVKGLATIYDKDILIYCISQIMAKLKAGEKVSQRVRISSRDLLIFTNRGTAGKDYKALIEALDRLEGTRIRTNIVTGDEEQVDGFGLIDASSIRRKLGLDGRLLHCEIKLSDWVFNAIKSNDVLTLHRDYFRLRKPLERRVYELARKHCGQQAVWKASLEILLKKSGSQSPEKLFRQMIKNLAASDHLPDYRVEFDSQKDMVTFINRGTMKAAEPAAEAWMGALDPDIYGDARNIAPGWDVHHLEREWRMWLGDNEIAPKNPERHFIKFCETWFAKRGQP; encoded by the coding sequence ATGGTATCTGAAACCCCGAATCTGCCTGTTGTTCATGAGGCCCTCCTGCCGGAGCGTCATCCGCAGCATGACTTATTCATCTGCGACGTGGCAGATGCCGTGCTTAAGGACGTGATGCCGCAAATGGAGCATCCGTTCTATTCCCTGTCGAAAAAACCCGAAACTTCCGTTCGTCGCTATGAACATAACGGGCAATGGCTGGAAATCACGCCAAGCGTGAAGGGTCTTGCTACAATCTACGATAAGGATATTCTGATTTACTGTATTTCGCAGATCATGGCGAAACTAAAGGCCGGGGAAAAAGTATCGCAACGGGTGAGGATCAGCAGCCGCGACTTACTCATCTTCACCAATCGCGGAACGGCAGGTAAGGACTACAAAGCCCTCATCGAAGCCCTCGACCGCCTTGAAGGCACACGTATCCGCACTAACATTGTTACAGGCGACGAAGAACAGGTGGACGGTTTTGGCCTGATCGACGCTTCATCCATCCGCCGCAAACTTGGCCTCGACGGTCGCCTATTGCATTGCGAGATCAAGCTGTCGGATTGGGTCTTTAACGCAATTAAGAGCAATGATGTTCTGACACTGCATCGTGATTATTTCCGGCTACGCAAACCGCTGGAACGACGCGTTTATGAACTCGCTCGCAAACATTGCGGTCAGCAAGCGGTATGGAAAGCCTCTCTTGAGATCCTACTGAAAAAATCAGGCTCTCAAAGCCCAGAAAAATTATTCCGACAGATGATAAAGAACCTCGCTGCAAGCGATCATCTACCGGATTACCGTGTCGAATTCGATTCTCAGAAAGACATGGTAACATTCATCAATCGCGGCACAATGAAAGCTGCCGAGCCAGCAGCCGAGGCTTGGATGGGTGCGCTCGATCCTGATATTTACGGGGATGCTCGGAACATCGCGCCAGGGTGGGATGTGCATCATCTCGAAAGAGAATGGCGCATGTGGCTGGGTGATAACGAGATCGCTCCGAAGAACCCTGAGCGGCATTTCATCAAATTCTGCGAGACGTGGTTTGCTAAGCGTGGTCAACCCTGA